A genomic window from Pyricularia oryzae 70-15 chromosome 7, whole genome shotgun sequence includes:
- a CDS encoding protein transporter Sec61 subunit gamma — translation MSDSVQEILDVPREFVKDGIQFLNRCQKPDKKEFRQICQAVGVGFLIMGAVGYIVKLVHIPLNNILVGGA, via the exons atgtccgACTCGGTTCAAGAAATCCTCGACGTTCCCAGGGAATTCGTCAAGGACGGCATCCAATTCCTCAACCGCTGCCAGAAGC CCGACAAGAAGGAGTTCAGGCAGATCTGCCAGGCTGTTGGTGTTGGTTTCCTGATCATGGGCGCTGTTGGATACATTGTTAAGCTGG TTCATATTCCCCTCAACAACATTCTGGTTGGTGGCGCATAA
- a CDS encoding RRM domain-containing protein yields the protein MAEEDFEIDIYGDANQEQQGGDDNKHDQSYEGGDHQDGHGANDNEQYRDDQQHAEDSSHAKHDDDSSHTESATPQQSNPLKRKEGSDDRAIDPGATSAILISELQWWITDDDIRGWIREAGCEEELKDITFSEHKVNGKSKGQVYIELTSQQAATAVKHRLESSGEDGASQAGRKQQVIYSSPTMNPFRTLPKDQPRTGKDGQNRPTSGAGYNNDRTGNMSGGGGNFNGGYNNRGRGGYNNMRGGMVNNMNQGGFNRNFNNNAYNNNSMGFNNPMGGGNFGGGGGANFGGFRGGGMGMNSNMRGGAMRGGRGGMGGGMMGGGMGGPMGNMGNMGGGMGNMGNMGAMGMGGMGGPMGAMGAMGGNMGAMGMMGGGMPGFQGMQGGFNPQGFFGGVGGNNNNNNAQGGGGNNEWQNPHGAKRPRPE from the exons ATGGCCGAGGAGGATTTCGAAATTGACATTTATGGCGATGCCAACCAGGAGCAGCAGGGTGGAGACGACAACAAGCATGATCAATCTTATGAAGGTGGTGACCACCAGGATGGACATGGAGCCAACGACAATGAACAGTACCGAGATGACCAGCAGCATGCCGAAGATTCATCTCACGCAAAGCACGATGACGACTCTAGCCACACCGAATCTGCCACACCACAGCAGAGCAACCCACTGAAGCGTAAAGAGGGCTCTGATGACCGGGCCATCGACCCAGGTGCCACTTCTGCCATCCTTATTTCCGAGCTCCAGTGGTGGATCACCGACGACGACATTCGGGGCTGGATCCGTGAGGCAGGCTGCGAGGAGGAGTTGAAGGATATTACCTTCAGCGAACACAAGGTTAATGGCAAGAGCAAAGG TCAGGTGTATATTGAGCTCACATCCCAGCAGGCGGCAACAGCTGTCAAGCATCGCCTGGAATCCTCAGGCGAGGATGGCGCTTCACAAGCAGGCAGGAAGCAACAAGTCATCTATTCTTCACCGACGATGAACCCGTTCCGAACCCTGCCGAAGGACCAGCCCCGGACGGGTAAGGATGGCCAGAACCGTCCCACTTCTGGCGCAGGCTACAACAATGACCGCACAGGCAACATGAGCGGCGGAGGTGGCAATTTCAACGGAGGTTATAACAACCGCGGACGTGGCGGTTATAACAACATGCGCGGCGGAATGGTCAACAACATGAACCAGGGCGGATTCAACCGCAATTTTAACAACAATGCCTACAACAATAACAGCATGGGCTTCAACAACCCGATGGGTGGTGGCAATTTCGGAGGTGGCGGCGGAGCGAACTTTGGTGGCTTCCGCGGCGGCGGAATGGGCATGAACTCGAACATGCGTGGAGGTGCCATGCGTGGAGGCCGCGGTGGTATGGGAGGCGGCATGATGGGTGGAGGTATGGGTGGTCCCATGGGCAACATGGGTAATATGGGCGGCGGTATGGGCAACATGGGCAACATGGGAGCCATGGGTATGGGTGGTATGGGCGGACCCATGGGCGCCATGGGAGCCATGGGAGGAAACATGGGAGCCATGGGAATGATGGGTGGAGGAATGCCTG GATTCCAAGGCATGCAAGGGGGATTTAACCCTCAGGGCTTCTTTGGCGGCGTAGGTGGcaataacaacaacaacaacgctCAGGGAGGCGGCGGTAACAACGAGTGGCAGAATCCGCACGGTGCCAAACGTCCTCGGCCGGAATAG